A region of Streptomyces sp. NBC_01788 DNA encodes the following proteins:
- the holA gene encoding DNA polymerase III subunit delta, with translation MARKTANDDLLAPVTLAVGQEDLLLDRAVREVVAAARAADADTDVRDLTPDQLQPGTLAELTSPSLFAERKVVVVRNAQDLSADTAKDVKAYLGSPAEEITLVLLHAGGAKGKGLLDAARKIGAREVACPKMTKPADRLAFVRGEFRGLGRSATPEACQALVDAIGSDLRELASAVAQLAADVEGTIDEAVVGRYYTGRAEASSFTVADRAVEGRAAEALEALRWSLATGVAPVMITSALAQGVRAIGKLSSARGGRPADLARELGMPPWKIDRVRQQMRGWTPDGVAVALRAVAEADAGVKGGGDDPEYALEKAVVAIARAARSRGRA, from the coding sequence ATGGCCAGGAAGACTGCGAACGACGACCTTCTCGCCCCGGTGACGCTAGCCGTGGGGCAGGAGGACCTCCTGCTCGACCGTGCCGTGCGGGAGGTGGTGGCCGCCGCCAGGGCCGCCGACGCCGACACGGACGTACGGGACCTCACCCCGGACCAGTTGCAGCCCGGCACGCTCGCCGAGCTGACCAGTCCGTCGCTCTTCGCCGAGCGCAAGGTCGTGGTCGTGCGCAACGCGCAGGACCTGTCGGCCGACACCGCCAAGGACGTCAAGGCGTACCTGGGGTCGCCCGCCGAGGAGATCACACTGGTGCTGCTGCACGCGGGCGGCGCCAAGGGCAAGGGTCTGCTCGACGCCGCGCGCAAGATCGGCGCGCGCGAGGTGGCCTGCCCGAAGATGACCAAGCCGGCCGACCGTCTCGCCTTCGTGCGGGGCGAGTTCCGCGGGCTCGGACGTTCGGCCACACCGGAGGCGTGCCAGGCGCTGGTCGACGCGATCGGCAGCGATCTGCGGGAGCTGGCGTCCGCGGTGGCGCAGTTGGCCGCCGACGTCGAGGGAACGATCGACGAGGCCGTCGTCGGCCGCTACTACACGGGGCGGGCCGAGGCGTCCAGCTTCACGGTCGCCGACCGGGCCGTCGAGGGACGGGCTGCGGAGGCGCTGGAGGCGCTGCGGTGGTCCCTGGCCACCGGGGTGGCCCCGGTGATGATCACCAGCGCGCTCGCCCAGGGTGTGCGGGCGATCGGGAAGCTGTCGTCCGCGCGCGGCGGCCGTCCGGCCGACCTGGCGCGGGAACTGGGCATGCCGCCCTGGAAGATCGACCGCGTCCGGCAGCAGATGCGCGGCTGGACCCCGGACGGCGTGGCCGTCGCCCTGCGCGCCGTCGCCGAGGCCGACGCGGGCGTCAAGGGCGGCGGCGACGACCCCGAGTACGCCCTGGAGAAGGCGGTCGTCGCCATCGCCCGGGCGGCCCGCTCCAGAGGACGCGCCTGA